In Siniperca chuatsi isolate FFG_IHB_CAS linkage group LG24, ASM2008510v1, whole genome shotgun sequence, the DNA window GGACAAAGGCAAAAATACAATGAGCTAAATGGTATTTGGTGACATTTCTGATCCAGCGGGTTGTACTCAGAGAGGTAAAGGGTGTGATATTTAATAAAGGCTGTAAGCCAGATAGAGTCTGTGGCGGCTCCATGCGCTTCTGGTGAATCAGTCgcaaacacagcagacaggaggaagaaaagaaaggaaggaaggaacgAGGggggaagaaaggaaggaaagaaagaaagttatGTTCTCACCTTGTCATTCCTCTCACAAAGGAACTTGAGTCTCTGGGCTCTCTTGTGCATGAAGACGCCGTCCAGGTGGCCCGTCTCCACTGAGCGGATCTCTATGGCCTTCTCACCCCAGCCCATGATCTGGTTTGACCTAATGTAGGCTGCTCAGCCACAGAGGGAGACAACAGAAGGGTATGACTAGAGCGGCACGGATTCATTCAAGAAATGGTGACTATTGCTGTTACAAAGAGGCACCACAGTTTCTCTTGCTAGCACTCGTGGTTCATGCTGAAGAACAGATAAAAGTCAAACTGGGCTGTTTGCTGgaatgtcttattttttttaatggccCCACTTACCCACTGAAGTTGGCATTTCTCCCCACTGCAGCACCACGTCCTTGGTGATGCGCCCGTAGGTGTTGACGTAGACGCCCTCGTCCTCGTAGCACACCAGCAGCTCGATCCCGTCAGTGTTGGGCAAGATGATGATGGCGTGGCACTGAATGCTGGTCTGGATCTGCGGGcgaaaaaggaagaagagttaAGAGAGTAAAGAGCATCAAAAACAAGATATGATCAGACTGCGCTAAGTGCTTACATGTGTGGGCAGGTAGATGTCGTAGACGGCACCGGAGTCCACATCCACAGCATGGAAGCCTGAGCAGGAGCCGTAGATGACCTTTAACCTCTGACCTTCCTCCACCGTCAGGTCAACCAGCAGAGGCCTGTGCACCAGGTCACCAAAAGACTAAAGCCAACCATGAATAAATAAGTTAGTTGGGTCGACTTACAGAGGAGTAACAACTAAAAACGTCTTTGGTGGAATGATTAGAGATCCAGATCCAACCATGTTTACCTTAAAGGCCATGAACTTGTGGTAGGGTTTGGGTGCCCAGGCGTACACCTCCACAGCGTTCTTCAAGGCCAGCACCAAGAACTTAATCCTCTCATACTTCACTGGAATAAAAAAGTAGAAGTGAGTCATTTACGAGTGATAGTATTGCTTAAAGTAGAGCTTATCAACAAATCTTGGTCAAGTTTAACCTTCTCTTTGTGTATATTATTCATTTGAGGTTCAGGAATCTGTGATAGACAAAGAAACGTACCGACTTTGTAGTGGACGCAACCCTCCAGGTCGCCCACATTAACCCAGCCCTGCTTCTTCTCCACCTCAGGGTCGTTGTGCAAAATCTTGTTTCTCAGCCACGACAGGTAATACACTCGCAGCTTGTTCTTTTTACCTGCAGGAGGTGGAGTTTGATTGAAAAAGTAGtgagagtgacagacagacaacctcCTACACAATTGTTTTACAATCAATTTCTAAAAGTAATATGGTTTTCACAGCTATGTAGTCTCAAATTATACACTGTGGACTGCATGTAAACTGAAAGTTTAGAGCCGTCAGTGTTGAAAGTGACAATACAACAACAATTATGcatttcttttctgtccattCTCAAAGATGAGTCGCACTGTGGCAATACATTTctccaaagaaaataaaagatgcATGTAAGAAGTGACGGCAACTCCAAACAGTCAAACGAATAAAACCAGCTACCGATCCTTCCAAACCTTCATCACTACTTCTACatgactgaaaataaatcaaagatCAATATTTGTGTTCAGTAACCAAAGGCAGCACATCGCACTGTACCCGATATGGTGACCAGGACATTGAGCCCCTCCAGCACATCCATCTGCTGGATGCGTCGCCTGTTGATCAGGGGGTAGACCTTCCCCTGACCGCTTCGGTCCAGCAGCATCAGACCGCTCTCTGTCCCCACCAGCAGGTTCACTCCTGGaacagacaaacatgcaaacataaatGAAACACCCCTAGTTAGCTGAGCTTTGATGGATACCAGGGCAGAACAATTAGGTTTTACAAGCAACCACCCCCACTGAGGTGTTTCTGAGCAAGACCATGATTCCCTACCAGTGGTCGTATGCAGCACATTGCCACATCGCATGTTGATTTTTAAGATACACTTACCCCAGAGTGCAGCACACAGGATCTCAGAGTTGAACCTCTTCTTGTACTTGCGAATCTCTGGCGTATCGCTCGGCGGGCGCGTGTTGACTGGGTTGACGTTGACCACCGAGCCTTTACGGGACGGGTCCGACCTCAGCGGGTCTGCCAGCCGTCCGTCCTGCCCAAATGCTGCTGGAGGGGGGCACATAGGTGGTAGAGGTCAGGCTGGAGGTCAACatgtaattaaattattaatgaacAACCTGGTGCCTGGTTTGAACACATGGTGCTGTGTACacttatctgtgtgtgtctgtcttcagtTTAACATCACTCTTGTACTTGTTACACGGCACATTCTTATATAGAGTACATGAGACTATGCTGCAAATATCCTCTTGCATAACACTAATGTACACTGTACAACTTGACTCATCACCTCAGCTCAGATGTTTCAACATAATTTCTTTATCAGTGCTAGAAAAAATGTGTGGCTGAGAAGCCATTGCTCAGAAAAACTCCCTCAacggaaaaaaacaaacttctgtCATTGGGGAACTGAAATGGGCTACAttcaacagtttttaaattactGAGCTGCCCTAATAAAACACATTCGCACAGTTAGTTGTTGACCTACCCATGTTGTTGAGGGAGCTGCCGCTGGATGGAGAGATCTGGAGAAGACGAGGGTCGATGAAAGGagtgaaggaagaggaagacttGTGTTTGGACATGGAGTTGCTTTCTGACTGGGACTGACAGAGATTTAAGACGTTTAGAAAACAAAGACTTGTACTGCATAGAAAGCAGTTCGTGTTTGTCGAAAAAAAACTGGATTTAATAGTAATCATTATCAAGTAACTTTAAAATGGAGATTAGGCAACACAACGAGATTAGGCCTTTGGTCTAAACCACGACAAAGATTTGTTACACTGATTTGTAATTTATAAAACTGTTGATTTAAACAGCACCCTCTGTTTTGAACATTTCACGCTTCACGTTTTCTtgcagccttattccaaaatggattaaattcattattttcctcaaaattctataaacaataccccataatgacaacgtgaaagaagtttatttgaaatctttgcaaatttattaaaaataaaaaacataagtattcacagcctttgctcaatactttgttgaagcacctttggcaccaattacagcctcaaggctttttgagtatgatgctacaagcttggcacacctatttttgggcagtttctcccattcttctttgaacttcttccatttacggatgatggaggacactgtgctcattgggacctttaATGCCGCAGAAAtctttctgtacccttccccagctCTGTGCCTcaatacaatcctgtctcggaggtctacagacttcatggcttggtttatgctctgacatgcactgttaactgtgggaccttaaaTAGAccggtgtgtgcctttccaaatcatgtccaatcaactgaatttaccacaggtcgactccaatcaagttgtagaaacatctcaagtatgatcagtggaaacaggatgcacctgggctcaattttgagtgtcatggcaaaggctgtgaatacttatgtacatgtgattgttttagttttttatttttaataaatttgcaaagatttcaaacaaacttctttcacattgtcattatggggtattgctTGTAgaattttggaataaggctgtaacaaaataaaatgtggaaaaagtgaagtgctgtgaatactttccggatgcactgtagtTGGCACTGCAATTCAAGTTTAtaacaaaatcaaatgaaaaagaTGACGTGCAGTGATGTTAGTTGTTGTGAAGCTAGCGAGGACAGAAATGttagagaggaaaaacaacatgtgCGACAAGAAGAAATGTGTTGAGGGAAATGAGAAATGATCCAAACACTGGCTGCTGTGAAGCATTAGAGGAAAAAGCTGCTCCTAATAAAGCACAGAGGATCGTAATTCCACCACCCAAGATGATGCATGTTGCCTGCAACGCAGTTATGTGTCACACTGCAAACGAGGCAGTAATTTATAataatcaacattaaaaataaatgtgattccTTTAAGTAGGTCATGTGTGCTTGAGGATTTGTGGTCCATTCCATATTTGGTACACTaaaaattttaatatattgtcCCATTTCACCCCTACCATCACACCAAGCATGCCATCACCCAACACTGCTAAGACTACTTATAGTGGTTATAATGTTCAACCCAAGAAGCTCCAGTTTAGTTTCCTCCATGCCATGACCACGTTCTACCACCAGGAGGCACCAGTGTTAGCAGCGACACAGTGCAATGCAGTGAATTGCAGGAGGGAATGAGGTTGCAGCCTGCTCAGAGGATTCAAACCAGGTGACAGCCAAGCCAGAAGGGTGCAGAGGAGAGCCAGAGTGAAGCCAGGAGGGAACAGAGGGGGCAGGATAGGCCGCAGAGAGGCTCCGAACAACCATCAAGGACTGGACGGGGGGTGTGTATAGGCTTAGAGATGGAGGTGTGTTTGCTACAGTGGTAAACATTAACCAATCCTGCTTAAAATAACTAGACAAAATAGCATTTGCAAATAATTTATTCTACCTAACTTCATGTCCAGGGAGAGGATGGCGATATAAAAACTTACAATGAAGAACACTTAATAATAATTCTCTATGGTGGCAACTTAGTCTTGAGGCAGTAAATCATTTATCATCTTGGACACAAATTAGATAGAACAAAACAATTGCAACTGCCATTTGACCCAAATCTGCTTATTGCATGTCTAAGCCTGTACACTCAACAAGTGCAACAGTCCTCTCCACGGTTGTTTGTCTCAGTGATGTGAGGGTGACATACCTCTATGGCAGTGAGCTTGTCCAGGGGGTTCTGTGGGGACATGGCAGGACTGGCATGGCTAGATGAtgaggggaaggaggaagaggaggaggaggaagggatggTTGTGGAAGAGGAAGGGGAGTGATGGCTCTGCTGGATAAGGTCTGGTAGGTGGTGTATGCGGCCAGCAAAGCCGTTTTTCTCTGGGAGGCCGTGGCCGGGGGGTTGTGGCTGGCCGTGGCCATGACCAGGGCCAgccgaggaagaggaggaggatgagagatTGACCGATCGCTTTATGTCAACGGTGCTCTGGAAGCAAGAACAGGCACACTTGGGCTCGAGCAAGCAggtggagagaaggaggagatgtATTTTGGCTGCTAGTCTGCTGCTTCGTATCAGGATTTACTCCCATTTCACAACAAGATCCGCTTATCCCGACATCAACATAATCTTTAAATTCATCTTTGGAGATCACCACTGCTGTGCATGTTGCGTTAAATGCAAACTATAACTATCTGACGTATTAGATTATCCAtctgtaaatgtgaagcagcaaGTCTATAATGACTATAATAACATAAACGCACGGTAATGTACAGGAACACAGTGGAAATGATGGAGAACGAGTGGATAAACAACTGACACtggacaaagaaaaaggaaaatgataTTTCTATCAACTATATACAAGCAGAATATGACTTTAACTTAACAAGAACTTGTCTTGGTGTTAAATGTAGAAGTTGGCAATCTCATTAAGGCCGGCTCCTCCTCCCCTTACCTGTCTGATGACCAGCGTACCATCCTTGCAGGGCGTAGTGGCTTGGTCGCTCTCTGAGTCTTCAACCAGCATGGTCTTAGCAGACTCCGTCTCCCCGTTACTCAGCCTCCTGCAGAAGCCATGGGAATATCTGATGTCCGTAACCAGACCAGTGTTAACAGTCATGCAGAAAAGCCATGCAACACTGAGTCTGACAATGCACATCGTCTGGGGTTAATTTCTTTATTATGTGACATGAAAATATCTTatgttttaaatttgaatatGAAATTAAAGAGAAGTGACTGAATAATTTCTTGCGAAGAAACATGAATGCAACAGACAGTGGGGACTGAAACTACACTGACACAACATCATCACAGTTAAACCTACCCAGCCCTGGAGTCCTCAGCTCCTGAGGTGGACTCGTCTCCTGCCTCCTGGTCCACTTCCTCATCGTCGTCCTCATCGGTGGTGCCTGACTCCTCACTTGAGGAGGAGTAGTCAGTGACCTTGTGGGGAGGCCTCACATCATCTACAGCACGAAGCTCCTTGGCCAGAGCTGTCAGGTCCTAAGAGGAAAAGTAAGGACGTCTTAGAAAGACTCAAGTCCAATATCTTGGCAAAACTCAGGTTGTCTAGAATGACGCCTTATTAATTTCAACATTTGGTGCAATTTATGCACCGACCAAATCAAAAAGCTACCAATTTGGTGCCACACTTAAATACACTTTAATTCTCAAAGAAATTAAGTCATCTTAAGTGAATCACTGCATAACTAATTTTCTAGACAATCTGAAAGGGGCCTTGAAGTCATCCCTCCTCACTTTTTTCTGTTCAACTTACATACACCTACAGCCTCAAATCTCTGGGTCCGTGTAGTAGAACATTTTGCCCTCTTAGGTGTTTTTGAATTGTCTATTTTTAGCCCAGCAGTACATTTTTCTCTAACCAAAAGACCTGTACTCAGAGGCTGCATGTTTCAAACCCTATAGTAGATCAACTTCGCCTTGGGCTCGAGTAATAGAGGCCACAGAAGAGAAAATGGCCAGTTTGAAACCTTGTTAGACCTGGGCTAAGATCCCAGTTAGTCTAAGTTCTAGGATGCGGTGAGTTAAGTGGCATATTGTTTGGAAAATCAAGTAATTAGATCATAGTCCGTGTCTTGTAACCATGTTGCCCTTGGCTTGTTTTCCCTTGCAGACTCTTAATAATGCAGTCTTGTAAGGTCAGTGACGAGCAAGAAAGGGAGGAGGGATACTTCTCTGACATGCTCAACAAAGAAAATGGGCCATAGTTTATCCAACAACAAAGCCAGATGAGATTAGGACTGGCAAGTacaaggaaacaggaaacagtgttTGCATTCAAATGTGGTAGCATTCAAATCTAGACTCAGGAAGCTGCTGCAGAGGGTTAACCCTTCTAGTGCCATGTGCGTTTTGTCGATGACAAGCACTAAAGTGAGAAAGAACTGTGAAGGCACGAAGACAGATGCCAGCAGAAGGCAATCACATCACAAACAGAAAGGACAGTAACCAATGACAGAACTAAAACGAATTATTGCATTAATCCTCAAGGGAAACAGTTCTTTTATCACAAACCTTTATCATACAATGCAATGAGTGGGGCAATGGTGCAAGCATAGCATAGGTGTGATTACGTATTCTCATTTAACAGGCTTACCACATCAGCCTAAGAGGTTCCCCAACAATCACGAACCATTGGATTCATGAGAAGTTGCACACACCCGGTGGTTGAATAATTAGAGTAgtagaaaatagagaaaaacacaagtgggaaaaaaagttttcaccTATTCAGCATCAAACAAGTTTAACCAGCACTTTAACAGCGGACTTACAGCTGGTCGAGTAGGCCTGGCAAGGTtcttttcatcttgttttttggGAACATTTTCAGGCCGCTGGAGAGGCGACCCTTCAGATTTGGAGGAAGCTTTGAGGGAACAAAAGGATGTAGCATTAGTGAGGGGAAACAGAACTGGGCAAAGAGACCTGGATCTGAAACAATCTTCAATTGCCTGcataaaaaacagcagaaaacgCACTAGAGCGTGAGCAGATAGCACTGCATAGTAATGAGTAAGAATGGTGTTATTATAGTAATAATGATAACGTACTAATAAGCAGTTAGTAGAGTTAGTGAAATGTAGCCGAGTACAGTACCAGGGGACTCACAGCGTGGCCTGAAGCGGTCACCAGAACTGGCCTGGGAGCCGGAGTTGGAGGAGCCGGAGGAGCTGCCGCTGCCTGGCCGAGGCTGCAGCTTCTCCACTCGGTCCCACAGCGGGCGCTGCTCCACATTACTGTCACAAAGAACAATGCCACATTAACAAGCACAGTGGAAACAAATGGTGATCAATCACAGTACACTGATgtgatatattttgttgttttctttctgatctgttgattattatttatttaactgaatgtaaatatatgttttttgtgctttcaaGTCACACGGCTGACATCCCACTAGTCCATACCAAACTTCCTTGGTACTACTCACATCAACCACAAAAACTGGTTGATTCACATATTTATAAAAAGGTATCAATTGATAATATGTCCTTAAAAGAACAACAGTGTGGAACCAGTTTCActtcatatttacagagactggaactatttctttcaTCCacctgcaactaatgatttcaTCTGTTACATACTgttataatgatgatgatttacCAATTGTACATTcatgttaaaataaacacacatttgttaGTAGTATTTTCTAAATCTAGCACTTCTCTATCAATGACGTTTTCTGCCAATCTAACATTTCCAGACTTAACAACTTTTAATCCTGCCAACCTGTGTCGTCACTGGCAACAGGAGTAATGTTCCTATAATAACCTATAAAATCTTTTCAAATTCTTTACTTACACGCCAGCGTTCCTCTGTCCGCCCTGGTTGCCTGGCTGTGACGGCAGAGGGGACTCTCGGCGCGACAGTACTGGAGACCTGGATGTTGTCCTTACTGGTACCTGGAGGAAACAGATTCAAAGGTCCTCACACAGTGGCAGGTATGTGTGCGTTAGATGATCCCATTAAATGGACACCAACAAATGACTAtcttccaaaataaaaacatctacCTAACAGAAAAATGAACAGCATCAGCATACCCGTATTCAGATCCACAAGCTTCAACGTGTCACTGATTGCCAGTGTAAATGATCTGAACAAATTTTATTGTGACAAGAAAACAGATAAGTGTACTTCATTAAGTTTTTTAGCTAAAGACATTGAGCATGACATTGTGAATTACAGTTGATCTTAAGTTGAAAATCAAATATGAGAATTTAAAGTTCACAAGATAAGAGTTTCAagtaaaacaagacagaaaccAGAGAAGAGCAACACATCTACTATAATTAGATAAACCCAATATTTGCTGTAGATTTATTCTGGTTCCCCAAAATAATTCTGCCATGGGTACAGACACAGGTAGAATAAAGTGATTCAGTACAAAAGCATCTCTTAACCCACAACAATTGAGCACTCAGAGAAAGCTCGACTTCTCTGTGATGGCAGAACCTCTCCAACACCGCCACCACACACTAAGAGCGAATTTCGGTCGGAGGAATGTGTTGTTTATTGATATCATGTTAAATCATTACTGAGTTTTGAATATTGCAGTTCAAATCCTCGTAATGTCGTTTGTAGGCTTAGAAATGCAAAGTTTCCtggtttaattttaatataactTACAGAAGTTGTATTTCACAACAGTGTTCAGTGTTGATGTTCAAGAAATGAGAATGAACACAGCAAGGCAGACGCAAACAGACAGGTTGTGGTTGAGCAGCGTGATCAGAGAAGTGATTGGCATGAGAATGAGGGAGAGGAGAGTCGAAGTGAGGAAAGGGATGggggatgggggaggggggcCCTCATCAGCTACTTACCTTGGGAGGTACCTCCTCACTGCTGGCCTGGTGTTCAGCCCTAGTATGGCCCTGAGGGTGGTGGAGGGGAGGTTGGGGCTGGGGGTCAGTGCGTGCGGGCgatgggtggtggtggtgatggtggggGTCCTGGGAACGCAGGTGGAGTTGTGCAAAGCTAGAGGTCACGCCGCCGGGCTCGCTGAAGGACTGGGAGCGAGAGACCAcgggcggaggaggaggagagggagcggcGCTGTTGCTGCTTTTTAGAGCAGCCAGGTGGGACCACTGGACCTTTGAGGGAGTGAGGGAAGGGGAGGAcaagagggggtgggggtgaaaCAAGCAGACAACACAGTGAGACATGAGGGAAGATGTGTGTGGCTTTTCACATATATGTGCGCAGAtttatacacatgcatacagcagACAAAAGCACAACACGACACGATGATGTGTTTCACTCAGATTCATTGTCTGGGCTTTAGATTGATGCCactgcttaaaggaatagttcaatattttgggaaatacgcttatttgctttctcgcTGAGAGTTAGAAATTGTTATCAGTCTTATGACGgtaaatataaagttaaaaccacaacttgtcgtttttgtacagattaaacaaacatgttaatcagtgagctttagaggtgactgtaggcagatttttttaacctttggacagagccaggctagctgtcgcCAcccattttcagtctttatgctaagctaagttaaccggttgctggcagtagcttaatatttagcgtacagataCGAGCGTGGTAGCGAATAAGCGTATATTCTAAAATGACGAACTAATCCTTAAACATATTATTACACTATTGGATGtattttcagaaaaatacaTTGCGTAACTTAAGTTAAGTAAAAGTTATTTAAGTTGCAGGTATTACTTTGCAAAAGAATAAAAACCTATGATATGATTTTTGTGGCATAAAGTGGATTATTCAGTGATGAAGAACTTTGTCTGTAAACATACATATTCCTCCATGGTggccattttaaaatatattatggCCATGCCTGGTTTAGATTAGTGGTTCTCAGACTGGTCCCAGGCAACACAATAAGGATGTGTTCGGTTTTATGAGCAATAAGGTTTAACATCTTACGCACTTGTGTTCGAGTGTGCACTCCTTGCTATTTGCTCAGCGGGAAGAAAAATGCCACAAGGTGACACATTGAACAACATAATATCTAGATGATAAACTGGTGTAAGAGCATTGATGGGAGCAGGGTGGGGATGCTGACTGAACTACTGTATAGTCTCCTCTTGAATCTTTGATTAAGTGAGTTAGAATAAAAACCTTCTCTATGATATTAACTTGCCAGATCTATGCCTTTATACTACTGAGGCTACTGGCTAATTTACCTGCATTGGTGGGCTTTGTGTGCAAGTCAACAgccaaaaatgatcaaaaaggTGAACAGCTTGAAGCGACAGGTCAcccaaaaacacaataacagatATCAGAtggagatatcagctgtagATACATACAAAATGGACTCAGTAGCATTTGTTTATGTCAAACaatgtgtgttaaaaaaaactctaaAGGACTATCTCTTTCCAAATATGTCATTAATTAACAGACATTGTTGTTAACAGTTTCATTGCAGATTACTGTCTTTGCTGCCAACTGTTTCCACACAGAAGGAAGATAAGAGGGCTAAAACATGGGTCCAACAGTCTACATATACACTTCACCGCCCTGCTGCCCTAAAACCGTGCGAGTACACAAATCCAGCAGTGAGGGAGGAAGAGTGCAACAGGGGGAAGAGGacaagaggaagggaggaaggaattACCTGAGGCTCCATGGGCCGGTGCATTGCGGAGGCCTCGGAGGAGGGGCCGCCATTGGAGAATGGTTCAGAGGAGCGGGGAGGCAGTGGGGGCTGCTTGGGAGGAGGGGCAGTCTGAGGGGAGCCCTGAATGTTCTTACGGTACCGCTCGTCAGCCTGGGATGAGGGAATTGTACAGGACAAAGATGGAATGAGGGTCAGGAGAAATATTTCAATgactgaaaaaaagattaaaaaaccAAGTAGAAGGGAACCACTTCTAAAGTTTAAAATAACAGTGGCAAAGATGAAATGTCTGCATAGGCCATGAAATACCTTATGGCTTGAAGCTGAGTGCACTCAATTTAACAGTGTATGTTCTGGGAATTAACCGTTTTCTTTTCTGATAAAAAATGGTTTCCAtctccttgttttttttgtttttttttttaaatattattgtcCATTAGGAGTCTTTTGTCACACGCTGAAACCTTCATATTTGACTGACAAAGATCAACAATAAAGACATCTGGTGACAATGATATTAAACATGCTTGAAGCCCATTCAAGGCAGCCGTACAGACACAGGTATATGTGCACAGACAAAGGTGGAGACAGGACTCTTTCAAACAAATACATCctagaaaacacatttcaatcaTAAATGGTGGGAAAGATCATTGTTAATGACACAGAACAGCTCTGTTGATGAGGGGAGACACGGTGGGTGTCCTGCATGTTAGTCTGAGCCTCAGCCATCCACATGCAACGACCCAATCCACACACATTGAGAGTCAAAAACAGCCATATTGAAGAGTTTCACAGGTCGGCCATCCAAGATCAAGAGAAATTCCAAACACTTGTGGTTGAGTATTGTTCTGAGGAGAAAAACCTCTAAGAAAAAAGGATGAAAGGACACCTTGAGTTTTTCCTTGTGATGAGACAGGGCTCAATTGGCAGTAGATGAAAGAGTGACAAATTattactaaaaacaaaaaaaaaaataagtgcCTAAAACATGCTCATGTAAGCAAGAATTAAAATCATCTTTGTTTCCATGgggaaacaataaaataaattatttgaaaatggaGCCTAAGAGATGTTGATTGAAGTAAAACACAAATCTTGcttatttttccactttttcccAAACCTACAAATtgattatttctctttctcttgctccaCCTGCTTCAAgtgaaaatgaagacaaaaatatttcaaacatcTAATGGTTTTAGTAGTCAAGGAGACTAGCAACAGTGCAAGTGAGAGCGAGTGCCAAGAGAGAGTGGAGGAGTTTTATTCAGGACATAAAAAGGCTGATTGCTGGTGGTTGCGAGCCTGTGG includes these proteins:
- the LOC122871853 gene encoding mitogen-activated protein kinase kinase kinase kinase 4-like isoform X8, producing MANDSPAKSLVDIDLASLRDPAGIFELVEVVGNGTYGQVYKGRHVKTGQLAAIKVMDVTEDEEEEIKLEINMLKKYSHHRNIATYYGAFIKKSPPGHDDQLWLVMEFCGAGSITDLVKNTKGNQLKEDWIAYISREILRGLAHLHAHHVIHRDIKGQNVLLTENAEVKLVDFGVSAQLDRTVGRRNTFIGTPYWMAPEVIACDENPDATYDYRSDLWSCGITAIEMAEGAPPLCDMHPMRALFLIPRNPPPRLKSKKWSKKFFSFIEGCLVKNYTQRPPTEQLLKHPFIRDQPNERQVRIQLKDHIDRTKKKRGEKDETEYEYSGSEEEEEDPPEQEGEPSSIVNVPGESTLRRDFIRLQQENKERSEALRRQQLLQEQQLREQEEYKRQLLAERQKRIEQQKEQRRRLEEQQRREREMRRQQEREQRRREQEEKRRIEEMDRRRKEEEERRRAEDEKRRNDREQEYIRRQLEEEQRHLEMLQEQLLREQAMLLEFKWRELEEQRKAERLHKRLQQEQAYLRSLQHESKQQPGDKTKLPSDHSKPPQTSTLPPDLTTTPQAQVLDSAVSVAKGTCESSRAPQTIPSDSTKSQAAVPEKTDSDETCPCQLSNSPSPAQTETPTDSEPPQAEGLEPDRPAEPVSNPPPQPIREADERYRKNIQGSPQTAPPPKQPPLPPRSSEPFSNGGPSSEASAMHRPMEPQVQWSHLAALKSSNSAAPSPPPPPVVSRSQSFSEPGGVTSSFAQLHLRSQDPHHHHHHPSPARTDPQPQPPLHHPQGHTRAEHQASSEEVPPKVPVRTTSRSPVLSRRESPLPSQPGNQGGQRNAGVNVEQRPLWDRVEKLQPRPGSGSSSGSSNSGSQASSGDRFRPRSSSKSEGSPLQRPENVPKKQDEKNLARPTRPADLTALAKELRAVDDVRPPHKVTDYSSSSEESGTTDEDDDEEVDQEAGDESTSGAEDSRAGRLSNGETESAKTMLVEDSESDQATTPCKDGTLVIRQSTVDIKRSVNLSSSSSSSAGPGHGHGQPQPPGHGLPEKNGFAGRIHHLPDLIQQSHHSPSSSTTIPSSSSSSSFPSSSSHASPAMSPQNPLDKLTAIESQSESNSMSKHKSSSSFTPFIDPRLLQISPSSGSSLNNMAFGQDGRLADPLRSDPSRKGSVVNVNPVNTRPPSDTPEIRKYKKRFNSEILCAALWGVNLLVGTESGLMLLDRSGQGKVYPLINRRRIQQMDVLEGLNVLVTISGKKNKLRVYYLSWLRNKILHNDPEVEKKQGWVNVGDLEGCVHYKVVKYERIKFLVLALKNAVEVYAWAPKPYHKFMAFKSFGDLVHRPLLVDLTVEEGQRLKVIYGSCSGFHAVDVDSGAVYDIYLPTHIQTSIQCHAIIILPNTDGIELLVCYEDEGVYVNTYGRITKDVVLQWGEMPTSVAYIRSNQIMGWGEKAIEIRSVETGHLDGVFMHKRAQRLKFLCERNDKVFFASVRPGGASQVYFMTLGRTSLMSW